The following are from one region of the Streptomyces fradiae genome:
- a CDS encoding DUF6153 family protein, protein MHPGRERSGRTRAGGALAHLLLVVVLALGVFVMHSVGHPEGSSGGGTGEAAAHHGAAVAHEVNQAHHEADTPASAPSSLASSSHDSGGGMDMTTLCVAVLGAWLLAALLRAALRRARRDRAVPSPARLLAALRPHAPPPRPPDLATLSILRI, encoded by the coding sequence GTGCACCCGGGACGAGAGCGCAGCGGCCGGACACGCGCCGGCGGTGCCCTGGCGCATCTGCTGCTCGTCGTCGTGCTCGCCCTCGGTGTGTTCGTGATGCACTCGGTCGGCCACCCGGAGGGCTCCTCCGGCGGCGGTACGGGCGAGGCGGCGGCCCACCACGGCGCCGCGGTCGCCCACGAGGTCAACCAGGCCCACCACGAGGCCGACACCCCCGCCTCCGCTCCCTCGTCCTTAGCCTCGTCCTCGCACGACTCCGGCGGCGGGATGGACATGACCACGCTGTGCGTGGCGGTCCTCGGGGCCTGGCTGCTCGCCGCGCTCCTCCGCGCCGCCCTGCGGCGCGCCCGCCGGGACCGCGCCGTCCCTTCGCCCGCCCGGCTCCTCGCGGCCCTGCGCCCGCACGCGCCGCCGCCCCGGCCGCCGGACCTCGCCACGCTGTCGATCCTGCGGATCTAG
- a CDS encoding DUF305 domain-containing protein, with amino-acid sequence MNNVRNTTARRLAVTGAVAAAGLLLAACGGSGEGKDSMSGMDHGGKTSASASASAGAGSSTGSFNDADVMFAQMMIPHHEQALEMAKLADGRAEDAEIKKIVGAIEKAQDPEIRKMRSWLKAWGRPEAMEGGGGHGGHSMAGMMSDAEMKELAAAKGGDFDRRFAELMIAHHEGAVDMAKSEQQGGADPAARKVADDVVRTQAAEIAQLKQILARL; translated from the coding sequence ATGAACAACGTCAGGAACACCACCGCCCGCCGGCTCGCCGTGACCGGCGCGGTCGCCGCGGCCGGGCTGCTGCTCGCCGCCTGCGGCGGGTCGGGGGAGGGCAAGGACTCGATGAGCGGGATGGACCACGGCGGGAAGACCTCCGCCTCGGCCTCCGCATCCGCCGGCGCCGGCTCCTCCACCGGGTCCTTCAACGACGCGGACGTGATGTTCGCGCAGATGATGATCCCGCACCACGAGCAGGCTCTGGAGATGGCGAAGCTCGCCGACGGGCGGGCCGAGGACGCGGAGATCAAGAAGATCGTCGGGGCGATCGAGAAGGCCCAGGACCCCGAGATCCGGAAGATGAGGTCCTGGCTGAAGGCCTGGGGCAGGCCCGAGGCGATGGAGGGCGGCGGCGGCCACGGCGGCCACTCCATGGCCGGGATGATGTCCGACGCGGAGATGAAGGAACTGGCCGCCGCGAAGGGCGGGGACTTCGACCGCAGGTTCGCCGAGCTGATGATCGCGCACCACGAGGGCGCGGTGGACATGGCGAAGAGCGAGCAGCAGGGCGGCGCCGACCCGGCGGCCAGGAAGGTCGCCGACGACGTGGTGCGGACCCAGGCCGCCGAGATCGCCCAGCTGAAGCAGATCCTCGCCCGGCTCTGA
- a CDS encoding choice-of-anchor D domain-containing protein, which produces MTGSRRALARVLTLCLFLGGGGMLPTATAATPSPVAPAPVQATPRLAADQTTISHDTFRTGWDRDEPGLAPDQVSSSDFGQQFSTTVDGQVYAQPIVVGSTLVVATENNKVYGLDAASGKVNWTRSTGAAWPAAAISCGDLTPNIGVTSTPVYDPASGALYLTSKVNDGADDQHPSWYVHALDPATGAERSGWPVKVAGAPVNDPGRAFNPYTAMQRPGLLLMGGSVYAAFASHCDHGPYVGYVLGVNTATRRTTLWATEDSSANGMAGIWMSGGGLVSDGPGRILFSTGNGVTPAPGPGTSPPGQLSESVVRLGVNSDGTMSAQDFFSPANANQLDLNDTDFGSGGPVALPGAPFGTSAHPNLLVQIGKDGRFFLLDRDDLGGRAQGPGGTDKVLGAFGPYEGVWGHPAAYGGQGGYVYTIGSRGPLRAFAYGLTGDGRPAFSNTGRSPETFGYTSGSPVVTSTGTNPGSALVWAVAADGANGANAQLRAYDAVPVNGTLKLRWSAPIGTAAKFSVPATDGGRVYVGTRDGHVLAFGRPANTALTSSPVDFGQVAVGSTGSATATVTATRDVTVNAVTTPAGSAFTTRPAGLPRTLRTGETYSVPVSFAPTAPGADSSVLTFATDLGDSAVGLTGYGTKPGLLASPAALDFGTVATGTTKSLGVTFTNTGTQAETVTATAAPGAPFTATGLPANGTVVPPQQSVSVQIGYAPTAAGDHTANLSVTGTDGTATVALKGTAVTGRARLTITPTSTDFGSVKVGQSVTRTFDISNTGNIPLTITKAKAPAAPFHVTDPVSEGQVLGPEDVIHQSVTFSPTSLGTVSAAYLLTADDGQGALSETLTGTGAAGTGVTVPGPDAGGWKLNGAAQVSGGDLQLTQATAAQRGTAVWPVPVLTDGLKATFTTVIGGGTGADGLSFALLDPARTTPTALGTGGGGLGYSGLPGTAVTFDTYDNGTADPSANFLGIATGGTADALTYAATTTSVPNLRSGSHAVTVVVTGRTLTVSVDGTQRLSTSVASLPPAALLAFTGATGGLTDIHAVRKATVTATAYAVPPPGPNGWTYNGSATLSGTTLQLTPAQTTQRGSALQATAVPTARLKARFTATIGGGTGADGLALLLLDATRATPKSLGTGGGGLGFSGLPGVAVTLDTYDNGTADPSANFVAVATGGTADTLRYAATATNVPNLRSGSHTVDAVVTSTGRLQISVDGSRVIDVAVTLPKNVLVGFSGATGGRTDRHAVSGVRIGY; this is translated from the coding sequence ATGACCGGCAGCCGCAGGGCGCTCGCCAGAGTGCTGACGTTGTGTCTGTTCCTGGGCGGGGGCGGGATGTTGCCCACGGCGACCGCCGCCACGCCCTCACCCGTCGCCCCCGCCCCGGTCCAGGCCACTCCGCGCCTCGCCGCCGACCAGACGACCATCTCGCACGACACCTTCCGCACCGGCTGGGACCGGGACGAACCCGGCCTCGCGCCCGACCAGGTGTCCAGCTCCGACTTCGGGCAGCAGTTCTCGACCACCGTCGACGGACAGGTCTACGCCCAGCCGATCGTCGTCGGCTCGACCCTCGTCGTCGCCACCGAGAACAACAAGGTGTACGGACTCGACGCGGCCTCCGGGAAGGTCAACTGGACCAGGAGCACGGGCGCCGCCTGGCCTGCCGCCGCCATCAGCTGCGGCGACCTGACCCCCAACATCGGCGTCACCTCGACCCCCGTCTACGACCCGGCGAGCGGCGCGCTCTACCTCACCTCCAAGGTGAACGACGGCGCCGACGACCAGCACCCGAGCTGGTACGTGCACGCGCTCGACCCCGCCACCGGCGCCGAGCGCTCCGGCTGGCCCGTCAAGGTCGCCGGGGCGCCCGTCAACGACCCCGGGCGCGCCTTCAACCCGTACACCGCGATGCAGCGCCCCGGCCTGCTGCTCATGGGCGGCTCCGTGTACGCCGCCTTCGCCTCCCACTGCGACCACGGCCCCTACGTCGGCTACGTCCTCGGCGTGAACACCGCCACCCGCCGCACCACCCTCTGGGCCACCGAGGACTCCTCCGCCAACGGCATGGCCGGCATCTGGATGAGCGGCGGCGGCCTCGTCTCCGACGGCCCCGGGCGGATCCTGTTCTCCACCGGCAACGGCGTGACCCCGGCCCCCGGCCCCGGCACCTCGCCGCCCGGCCAGCTCTCCGAGTCCGTGGTCCGGCTCGGCGTCAACAGCGACGGCACCATGTCCGCCCAGGACTTCTTCAGCCCCGCCAACGCCAATCAACTCGACCTCAACGACACCGACTTCGGCTCCGGCGGCCCCGTCGCCCTCCCCGGCGCCCCCTTCGGGACCAGCGCCCACCCGAACCTGCTCGTCCAGATCGGCAAGGACGGACGGTTCTTCCTCCTCGACCGTGACGACCTCGGCGGGCGCGCCCAGGGCCCGGGCGGCACGGACAAGGTGCTCGGCGCCTTCGGACCGTACGAGGGGGTCTGGGGGCACCCCGCCGCGTACGGCGGGCAGGGCGGCTACGTCTACACCATCGGCTCGCGCGGCCCGCTGCGCGCCTTCGCGTACGGGCTGACCGGCGACGGCCGGCCCGCGTTCAGCAACACCGGCCGCAGCCCGGAGACCTTCGGCTACACCTCCGGCTCGCCCGTCGTCACCTCCACCGGCACCAACCCCGGCTCCGCCCTGGTCTGGGCGGTCGCCGCGGACGGCGCCAACGGCGCGAACGCCCAGCTCCGCGCGTACGACGCCGTGCCCGTCAACGGCACCCTCAAGCTGCGCTGGTCCGCACCCATCGGCACCGCCGCCAAGTTCTCGGTCCCCGCCACCGACGGCGGCCGGGTCTACGTCGGCACCCGCGACGGCCACGTCCTCGCCTTCGGCCGCCCCGCCAACACCGCGCTCACCAGCAGCCCCGTCGACTTCGGGCAGGTCGCCGTCGGCTCCACGGGCAGCGCGACCGCCACCGTCACCGCCACCCGCGATGTCACCGTCAACGCCGTGACCACGCCCGCCGGCAGCGCCTTCACCACCCGGCCGGCCGGACTTCCGCGCACCCTGCGCACCGGCGAGACCTACTCCGTGCCCGTCTCCTTCGCCCCGACCGCGCCCGGCGCCGACAGCTCCGTCCTGACCTTCGCCACCGACCTCGGCGACAGCGCGGTCGGACTCACCGGTTACGGCACCAAGCCCGGCCTTCTCGCCTCGCCCGCCGCCCTCGACTTCGGCACCGTCGCCACCGGCACCACCAAGTCCCTCGGCGTCACCTTCACCAACACCGGCACCCAGGCCGAGACCGTCACCGCGACCGCCGCGCCCGGCGCCCCCTTCACCGCCACCGGACTGCCCGCGAACGGCACCGTCGTCCCGCCCCAGCAGTCCGTCTCCGTCCAGATCGGCTACGCCCCCACGGCCGCCGGCGACCACACCGCGAACCTCTCCGTGACCGGGACCGACGGCACCGCCACCGTCGCCCTCAAGGGCACCGCCGTCACCGGACGGGCCCGGCTCACCATCACCCCGACCTCCACCGACTTCGGCAGCGTGAAGGTCGGCCAGTCCGTCACCAGGACCTTCGACATCAGCAACACCGGCAACATCCCGCTCACCATCACCAAGGCCAAGGCGCCCGCCGCGCCCTTCCACGTCACCGACCCGGTCAGCGAGGGCCAGGTCCTCGGCCCCGAGGACGTCATCCACCAGTCCGTGACCTTCTCGCCCACCTCCCTCGGCACCGTGAGCGCCGCCTACCTGCTCACCGCCGACGACGGACAGGGCGCCCTGTCCGAGACCCTGACCGGCACCGGCGCCGCCGGCACCGGAGTCACCGTCCCCGGCCCCGACGCCGGCGGCTGGAAGCTCAACGGCGCCGCCCAGGTCTCCGGCGGCGACCTCCAGCTCACCCAGGCCACCGCCGCACAGCGCGGCACCGCCGTCTGGCCCGTGCCGGTGCTCACCGACGGCCTCAAGGCCACCTTCACCACCGTCATCGGCGGCGGCACCGGCGCCGACGGACTGTCCTTCGCCCTCCTCGACCCGGCCAGGACCACCCCCACCGCGCTCGGCACCGGAGGCGGCGGCCTCGGCTACAGCGGACTGCCCGGCACCGCCGTCACCTTCGACACGTACGACAACGGCACGGCCGACCCCTCCGCCAACTTCCTCGGCATCGCCACCGGCGGCACCGCCGACGCCCTCACCTACGCCGCCACGACCACCAGCGTCCCCAACCTGCGCTCCGGCAGCCACGCCGTGACCGTCGTCGTCACCGGCCGCACCCTCACGGTCTCCGTCGACGGCACCCAGCGGCTCAGCACCTCCGTCGCCTCGCTCCCGCCGGCCGCCCTGCTCGCCTTCACCGGGGCCACCGGTGGACTCACCGACATCCACGCCGTCCGCAAGGCCACCGTCACCGCCACCGCCTACGCGGTCCCGCCGCCCGGCCCCAACGGCTGGACCTACAACGGCAGCGCCACCCTCTCCGGCACCACCCTCCAGCTCACCCCCGCCCAGACCACCCAGCGCGGCTCCGCCCTCCAGGCCACCGCCGTCCCCACCGCCCGCCTCAAGGCCCGCTTCACCGCGACCATCGGCGGCGGCACCGGCGCCGACGGACTCGCCCTGCTGCTCCTCGACGCCACCCGGGCCACCCCGAAGTCGCTCGGCACCGGAGGCGGCGGCCTCGGCTTCAGCGGGCTCCCCGGTGTCGCCGTCACCCTCGACACGTACGACAACGGCACGGCCGACCCCTCGGCGAACTTCGTCGCGGTGGCCACCGGCGGCACCGCCGACACCCTCCGCTACGCGGCCACCGCCACCAACGTGCCCAACCTGCGCTCTGGCAGCCACACCGTCGACGCCGTCGTGACCAGCACCGGACGCCTCCAGATCAGCGTCGACGGCAGCCGCGTCATCGACGTCGCCGTGACCCTCCCGAAGAACGTCCTGGTCGGCTTCTCCGGCGCGACCGGCGGCCGCACCGACCGGCACGCCGTCAGCGGCGTGCGGATCGGATACTGA